In the Leptospira sp. WS4.C2 genome, one interval contains:
- a CDS encoding UbiD family decarboxylase, giving the protein MVSLRSTYDFVRLLQKEGELHVVSEPVDPYLELAEIQRRVVAKKGPALLFTNVKGTKFPVATNLYGSEKRIHLAFGPKPVATIQRLAKLAKEIFPPRLSKLWKERSLGLLPFQVGLKQVRRAPVLSGSVLSTNDLPQVVSWPKDGGAFVTLPLVYTQHPESGNGNLGMYRVQLFGDKTVGMHIQIHRGGGFHYYEAEKKGQALPAHVYIGGPPALTIAAVAPLPEEIPELVFASFLMGEKLRMTKDKAVSPYPIVADADFALIGTIPPYSRKPEGPFGDHYGYYSLLHDYPYLDLTHIRHRKDAIWAATVVGRPPQEDHYIAEFLQDLLSPMFPLVMPQVLGVWAYEESGVHSLAAAIVKERYFREAFMGALRILGEGQLSLTKCLLVTNETVNLKNFSETFRVITERCDPRTDFFIFSHISQDTLDYTSGTVNKGSKMLWMGITEANAPLKYPNLPKDFIGNFKDKRFQNPKVFLPGVLVVKGSPYTKDDQLALTLLQENLSSFHYVFLVDDSEDAVRTDSDFIWTMFTRMEPASDIYARTETKHNHISYEVPIVFDCRMKPWIPEVLVPLSETIKQVDAKFGRMIDHI; this is encoded by the coding sequence ATGGTTTCACTACGATCCACCTATGATTTTGTCCGACTTTTGCAAAAGGAAGGGGAACTGCATGTAGTTTCCGAACCTGTGGATCCTTATTTGGAACTGGCAGAGATCCAAAGGCGTGTGGTCGCCAAAAAAGGTCCTGCACTTTTGTTTACCAATGTCAAAGGAACCAAATTTCCCGTAGCCACGAATCTTTATGGATCTGAAAAAAGAATCCATCTTGCCTTTGGGCCAAAACCCGTGGCCACCATCCAGCGATTGGCAAAACTGGCTAAGGAAATTTTTCCACCACGGTTATCTAAACTATGGAAAGAACGTTCGCTTGGACTTTTGCCTTTCCAAGTAGGTTTAAAACAAGTGAGAAGGGCTCCTGTTCTTTCAGGTAGTGTTTTATCTACAAATGACTTACCTCAGGTGGTTTCTTGGCCCAAAGACGGAGGAGCCTTTGTCACCTTACCACTTGTCTATACCCAACATCCCGAATCGGGAAATGGAAACCTGGGAATGTACCGGGTCCAACTTTTTGGCGACAAAACCGTAGGCATGCACATCCAAATCCATAGAGGAGGAGGATTCCATTATTATGAGGCAGAAAAAAAAGGCCAGGCACTTCCAGCTCATGTCTACATCGGTGGCCCTCCCGCTCTCACCATTGCTGCGGTTGCTCCTCTTCCCGAAGAAATTCCCGAACTTGTTTTTGCCTCCTTTCTTATGGGAGAAAAACTTCGGATGACAAAAGACAAAGCGGTATCACCATACCCCATCGTGGCTGATGCGGACTTTGCTCTCATCGGAACCATACCTCCTTATTCAAGAAAACCAGAAGGTCCTTTTGGTGACCACTACGGATACTATTCCTTGTTACACGACTATCCATATCTGGATTTAACCCATATCCGACACAGAAAGGATGCGATTTGGGCTGCGACTGTAGTGGGAAGACCTCCCCAAGAAGACCACTACATCGCTGAGTTTTTACAAGACTTATTATCTCCCATGTTTCCTCTTGTGATGCCACAGGTACTCGGTGTATGGGCTTATGAAGAATCAGGGGTTCATTCCCTTGCGGCAGCTATCGTAAAAGAACGTTATTTCCGTGAAGCTTTTATGGGAGCACTTCGTATTCTTGGAGAAGGCCAGTTGTCTCTGACCAAATGTTTACTTGTGACTAACGAAACTGTGAATCTGAAAAACTTTTCGGAAACTTTTCGAGTCATTACAGAAAGATGTGATCCAAGAACTGATTTTTTTATCTTTAGCCATATCAGCCAAGATACTTTGGATTATACCAGTGGCACGGTGAACAAGGGAAGTAAGATGTTATGGATGGGAATTACAGAAGCGAATGCTCCGTTAAAGTATCCCAACTTACCGAAGGATTTTATCGGAAATTTCAAAGACAAACGTTTCCAAAACCCAAAAGTGTTTTTACCGGGAGTCCTTGTCGTCAAAGGTTCCCCATATACAAAAGATGATCAGTTGGCTCTAACTTTGTTACAAGAAAACTTAAGTTCTTTTCATTATGTATTCCTTGTGGATGATTCTGAAGATGCCGTGCGAACCGATTCCGATTTTATCTGGACTATGTTTACAAGGATGGAGCCGGCATCGGATATTTATGCCAGAACAGAAACAAAACACAACCATATCTCTTACGAAGTTCCGATTGTGTTTGATTGCCGGATGAAACCTTGGATTCCGGAAGTTCTTGTTCCTCTTTCCGAAACCATAAAACAAGTAGATGCGAAATTTGGGCGAATGATCGACCACATTTGA
- a CDS encoding phosphatase domain-containing protein: MSQEPNTTQPIITDIKRIAVCGGSLGRERRSYVRGQVVDVGITDLMKAEGLWDLVTGLFIGEETKITPFLDFSLAPVRKPVLKLEVYDAGGNKIYTSGKIKADEDGFFSCEIRDKLPVGSHDFQVILEGLDSFRQYSKDLAHLNTTEDSILGKTTIVGKGKLRILAEDYKGMVVTSDIDQTYLATDIHSGKGKFTAVFETPNQKQALPGMPELYRELRTSLSNAPLAFISASPHFFRRTMLATIAKDNIQIESLHLKYLEGTIKGVFDKVLGTIFNPIEFLQNGFKPAWSRTKKFLGASYQSLFDQMSYKLSILLYDRVYLPTESKEILLGDNTESDYMIFTLYQIICMGKLTGDELEEYLYKLNFLGRDAITRDASKKIRLLSEEIHRIHGTTNPVSLSIINRTGHGPSELEMREKVKDALPAGMYDSLFATKQAFYGTEGAMGMALLLEAEGYFTIEQTLAVVAGMIGKVLEGKLVDEGFLLKLIEELTLPKSAEVGRQKLKDGLATAFGS; this comes from the coding sequence ATGTCCCAAGAACCAAATACCACACAACCAATCATTACCGATATCAAAAGAATTGCAGTCTGCGGAGGATCTTTAGGGAGAGAAAGGCGCTCCTATGTCCGAGGCCAAGTGGTGGATGTGGGGATTACTGATCTCATGAAGGCTGAAGGCCTTTGGGATTTAGTGACAGGACTTTTTATTGGGGAAGAAACAAAAATCACTCCTTTTTTAGATTTTTCGTTGGCACCGGTAAGAAAACCCGTATTGAAATTGGAAGTGTATGACGCTGGTGGAAATAAAATCTATACTTCTGGAAAAATCAAAGCCGATGAGGATGGATTTTTTTCCTGTGAAATCAGAGACAAACTGCCGGTTGGGTCTCATGACTTCCAAGTGATCCTAGAAGGCTTGGATAGTTTTCGCCAATACTCCAAAGACTTAGCCCATTTGAATACAACAGAAGATTCAATTTTAGGAAAAACAACTATTGTTGGAAAAGGAAAACTGAGAATCCTTGCCGAAGACTACAAAGGAATGGTGGTCACTTCTGACATTGACCAAACCTATTTGGCTACAGACATCCATTCCGGAAAGGGAAAGTTTACCGCAGTCTTTGAAACACCTAACCAGAAACAGGCGCTCCCAGGAATGCCTGAGCTCTACCGAGAGCTCAGAACTTCTCTTTCCAATGCGCCGCTTGCTTTTATCTCGGCAAGCCCCCACTTCTTTCGCCGGACTATGCTTGCGACGATTGCCAAAGACAATATCCAAATCGAATCCTTACATCTAAAATACCTAGAAGGTACGATCAAAGGTGTTTTTGATAAAGTTCTTGGAACTATTTTTAATCCAATCGAATTTTTACAGAATGGATTCAAACCGGCTTGGTCGAGAACAAAAAAATTCCTAGGAGCCTCCTACCAAAGTCTCTTTGATCAAATGTCCTATAAACTTTCAATCCTACTTTATGACAGAGTGTATCTGCCAACAGAATCCAAAGAAATTCTTCTGGGTGACAATACAGAATCGGATTATATGATCTTTACTCTCTACCAAATTATCTGTATGGGAAAACTCACCGGAGATGAATTAGAAGAGTATCTTTACAAACTGAACTTTCTTGGTCGGGATGCAATTACAAGGGATGCTTCTAAAAAAATCCGACTCCTTTCCGAAGAAATTCATAGAATTCATGGAACCACGAATCCCGTTTCTTTAAGTATCATCAATAGAACTGGCCACGGGCCAAGTGAATTGGAGATGCGAGAAAAAGTTAAAGATGCGTTACCGGCTGGGATGTATGATTCCCTATTTGCAACCAAACAGGCATTTTATGGAACGGAGGGTGCGATGGGTATGGCTTTGCTTTTAGAAGCGGAAGGATATTTTACAATCGAACAGACTTTAGCGGTTGTAGCGGGAATGATTGGGAAGGTGCTTGAAGGGAAATTGGTAGATGAAGGTTTTTTATTAAAACTAATTGAAGAATTAACTCTACCAAAATCGGCAGAGGTTGGAAGACAAAAATTAAAGGACGGCCTTGCCACCGCCTTTGGGTCGTAA
- a CDS encoding glycosyltransferase family 2 protein — MHYYLFPRKKPNLLSLIIPCYNEEEVLEILKKRLKETIPKFQVKTEIILVNDGSSDRTIDGLMEWAKEDSHVRVVSLSRNFGHQIAVTAGMDHAKGDAVVVMDADLQDPPEVILEMLSKYQEGYDVVYGQRLARSGESFFKKVTAWAFYRLMKILVHKDLPLDSGDFRLISRRCLDALNGLRENHRFLRGMNAWIGFPQIPVFYKRDPRVAGETKYPLQKMLKLAMNAAVSFSPLPLRFSLGLGIVVAMIGFAVGVYALFRAFQHFILEMPIVYNPGWATIVTLICLIGGSILISIGILGEYVARIFEESKGRPLYVVEFIAGESNKKPISKRRR, encoded by the coding sequence ATGCATTATTATCTGTTCCCGAGAAAAAAACCAAATCTACTTTCCCTGATCATTCCTTGTTATAACGAGGAAGAAGTTTTAGAAATTTTAAAAAAACGTCTAAAGGAAACCATTCCCAAGTTTCAGGTCAAAACTGAAATCATATTAGTCAACGATGGAAGTTCCGACCGGACAATTGACGGATTAATGGAATGGGCGAAGGAAGATTCTCATGTGCGAGTGGTTTCCCTTTCCCGAAACTTTGGCCACCAAATCGCCGTCACTGCGGGGATGGATCACGCAAAAGGTGATGCGGTTGTCGTTATGGATGCGGATTTACAAGATCCTCCTGAAGTCATTTTGGAAATGCTTTCAAAATACCAAGAAGGTTACGATGTCGTCTACGGACAGAGATTAGCTCGTTCAGGAGAATCTTTTTTCAAAAAAGTAACTGCTTGGGCTTTCTATCGTCTGATGAAAATTCTGGTTCATAAGGATCTTCCTTTAGATTCCGGTGATTTTCGACTTATCTCCAGACGGTGTTTAGATGCATTGAATGGTCTTAGAGAGAATCACCGTTTCCTTCGAGGTATGAATGCTTGGATTGGATTTCCGCAGATTCCAGTCTTTTACAAACGCGATCCAAGAGTAGCCGGGGAAACTAAATACCCGTTACAAAAGATGTTGAAACTTGCAATGAATGCAGCTGTTTCTTTTTCTCCTCTGCCTCTTCGTTTTAGTTTGGGTCTTGGGATTGTCGTGGCCATGATTGGATTTGCAGTTGGTGTCTATGCTCTCTTTCGTGCTTTCCAACATTTCATTTTAGAAATGCCTATTGTTTACAATCCTGGATGGGCGACCATTGTCACTCTGATCTGTTTGATTGGAGGTTCTATCCTGATTTCCATTGGGATCTTAGGTGAATACGTGGCTCGAATTTTTGAAGAATCAAAAGGTCGACCACTTTATGTGGTCGAATTTATCGCGGGTGAGTCTAACAAAAAACCAATTTCCAAAAGAAGGCGATAG